Proteins encoded in a region of the Mycolicibacterium neoaurum genome:
- a CDS encoding arabinosyltransferase domain-containing protein, whose protein sequence is MNDTATNHRTARLVAIVAGLLGTILAIATPFLPVTQTTATLNWPQNNTLDSVDAPLIGYVATDLNITIPCSAAADLTGQRNVLLSTVPKQAPKAVDRGLLIERVNNELLVIVRNTPVVSAPLIDVLSPNCRELKFTAHADKVTGEFVGLTQDSDDPDPGEPRRGERGGYDFRPQIVGVFTDLSGPAPPGLEFSATIDTRYSSSPTLIKTLVMVLGLLLTIASLIALHRLDIADGMRHRRFLPQRWWSVTKLDALVATLMVWWHFVGSNTADDGYILTMARVSEHAGYMANYYRWFGTPEAPFGWYYDLLALWAHVSTASIWLRLPTLLMGLACWWIISREVIPRLGVAVKHSRPAAWTAAAMFLAFWLPLNNGLRPEPIIALGILLTWCSVERGVATSRLLPVAVALIIGALTLFSGPTGIAAVGAVLVAIGPLKTIVAAHVSRFGYWALLAPVAAAGTVTLFLIFRDQTLVGEMQASSFKSTIGPSLAWFDEHIRYSRLFTTSPDGSVARRFAVLAMLLALALSIAMTLRKGRIPGTAIGPAQRMIGITVISFLSLMFTPTKWTHHFGVLAGLAGSIGALAAVAIAAAAMKSKRNRTVVTAMILFVTALSFATVNGWWYVSNFGVPWSNDFPAFGFGFTTILLGFSALALLVAAYLHFSGRPAPERPWTRFTGAPLAVIAWAVVLFQVVSLTMAVVTQYPAWTVGRSNLEALTGKSCGLATDVMVEQDPNVGMLAPVDVPVGDALGAVTADGFRPNGIPDDIEADPVMNQPGDSNFADSEASDETGSEPGTEGGTTAAAGVNGSQARLPYNLDPARTPVLGSWRSGPQQPAKLRSAWYRLPPRDERGPLLVVAAAGRFDAGEVLVQWATDEQASADKPGGTIGFADVGAVPAWRNLRAPMSAIPGEATQVRLVASDDDLAPQHWIAVTPPRIPELRTLQDVVGSDDPVMLDWLVGLAFPCQRPFFHNNGVTEVPKWRILPDRFGAEANSPVMDYLGGGPLGITELLLRAVPVPTYLRDDWFRDWGSLQQLRQFYPNAKPAELELGTATRSGLWSPAPLRPS, encoded by the coding sequence GTGAACGACACGGCGACCAACCACCGCACCGCCCGTCTGGTCGCCATCGTCGCCGGACTGCTGGGCACCATCCTGGCGATCGCGACCCCGTTCCTGCCGGTCACCCAGACCACCGCCACCCTCAACTGGCCGCAGAACAACACTCTGGACAGCGTCGACGCTCCCCTGATCGGCTACGTCGCCACGGACCTGAACATCACCATCCCCTGCAGCGCGGCGGCGGATCTCACCGGTCAGCGCAACGTGCTGCTCTCCACGGTGCCCAAGCAGGCACCCAAGGCAGTCGACCGCGGCCTGCTGATCGAGCGGGTCAACAACGAGCTGCTGGTCATCGTGCGCAACACCCCGGTGGTCAGCGCGCCGTTGATCGATGTGCTCAGCCCGAACTGCCGGGAACTCAAGTTCACCGCACACGCCGACAAGGTCACCGGCGAGTTCGTCGGGCTGACCCAGGATTCGGATGATCCCGACCCCGGCGAACCCCGCCGCGGTGAACGCGGTGGCTACGACTTCCGCCCGCAGATCGTCGGCGTCTTCACCGACCTTTCCGGCCCCGCCCCGCCCGGGCTGGAGTTCTCGGCCACCATCGACACCCGCTACAGCAGCTCACCGACGCTGATCAAGACCCTGGTGATGGTGCTGGGACTGCTGCTGACGATTGCCTCGCTGATCGCACTGCATCGTCTCGACATCGCCGACGGTATGCGGCACCGTCGGTTCCTGCCGCAACGCTGGTGGTCGGTCACCAAGCTCGACGCCCTGGTCGCCACGCTGATGGTGTGGTGGCATTTCGTCGGATCCAACACCGCGGACGACGGCTACATCCTGACCATGGCACGGGTTTCCGAGCATGCCGGTTACATGGCCAACTATTACCGCTGGTTCGGCACCCCGGAAGCGCCATTCGGTTGGTACTACGACCTGTTGGCGCTGTGGGCGCACGTCTCCACCGCCAGCATCTGGTTGCGGCTACCCACCCTGCTGATGGGGCTCGCGTGCTGGTGGATCATCAGCCGCGAGGTGATCCCCCGGCTCGGTGTCGCGGTCAAACACAGCAGGCCCGCGGCCTGGACCGCGGCGGCGATGTTCCTGGCGTTCTGGCTGCCGCTGAACAACGGTCTGCGCCCCGAGCCGATCATCGCGCTGGGCATCCTGCTGACCTGGTGTTCGGTCGAGCGTGGCGTCGCCACCAGTCGGCTGCTCCCGGTGGCGGTGGCCCTGATCATCGGGGCGCTGACGCTGTTCTCCGGCCCGACGGGTATCGCCGCGGTCGGCGCTGTCCTGGTCGCCATCGGGCCGCTGAAGACGATTGTGGCCGCACATGTTTCGCGCTTCGGCTACTGGGCACTGCTGGCTCCCGTTGCGGCCGCGGGCACCGTCACCCTGTTCCTGATCTTCCGCGACCAGACCCTGGTCGGCGAGATGCAGGCCAGTTCGTTCAAGTCCACCATCGGCCCGAGCCTGGCCTGGTTCGACGAGCACATCCGGTACTCGCGGTTGTTCACCACCAGCCCCGACGGATCGGTGGCGCGCCGCTTCGCGGTACTGGCCATGCTGCTGGCCCTCGCGTTGTCGATCGCGATGACGTTGCGCAAGGGCCGAATCCCCGGGACCGCGATCGGCCCCGCACAGCGGATGATCGGCATCACCGTCATCTCCTTCCTGTCGCTGATGTTCACCCCTACCAAGTGGACGCACCACTTCGGGGTGCTGGCCGGCCTGGCGGGCTCCATCGGCGCGCTGGCCGCGGTGGCCATCGCCGCCGCGGCGATGAAGTCCAAGCGCAACCGCACCGTCGTCACCGCGATGATCCTGTTCGTGACGGCGCTGTCCTTCGCCACCGTCAACGGGTGGTGGTACGTCTCGAACTTCGGTGTGCCGTGGTCGAACGACTTCCCGGCCTTCGGGTTCGGCTTCACCACCATCCTGCTCGGCTTCTCGGCACTCGCCCTGTTGGTCGCCGCCTACCTGCACTTCTCCGGACGCCCAGCTCCTGAGCGGCCGTGGACCCGCTTCACCGGTGCCCCGCTGGCTGTGATCGCCTGGGCCGTGGTGCTGTTCCAGGTGGTCTCCCTGACGATGGCCGTGGTGACCCAGTACCCGGCGTGGACTGTCGGGCGATCCAACCTCGAGGCGCTGACGGGCAAGTCCTGCGGCCTGGCCACCGACGTCATGGTCGAGCAGGATCCCAACGTCGGGATGCTCGCACCGGTGGACGTTCCGGTCGGTGACGCGTTGGGGGCGGTGACCGCCGACGGCTTCCGCCCCAACGGGATTCCGGACGATATCGAGGCCGATCCGGTGATGAACCAGCCCGGCGACAGCAATTTCGCCGACTCCGAGGCCAGCGACGAGACCGGTAGCGAGCCGGGCACCGAGGGCGGCACCACCGCCGCAGCCGGAGTGAACGGTTCGCAGGCGCGACTGCCCTACAACCTCGATCCGGCCCGCACTCCAGTGCTGGGCAGCTGGCGATCCGGACCCCAGCAGCCGGCCAAACTGCGGTCGGCCTGGTACCGACTGCCACCGCGCGATGAACGCGGTCCGCTGCTGGTCGTGGCCGCCGCCGGCCGGTTCGATGCCGGCGAAGTGTTGGTGCAGTGGGCCACCGACGAGCAAGCTTCTGCCGACAAACCCGGTGGCACAATCGGTTTCGCCGATGTGGGCGCGGTGCCGGCCTGGCGCAACCTGCGCGCTCCGATGTCGGCCATTCCCGGTGAGGCCACCCAGGTGCGGCTGGTGGCCTCCGATGACGACCTGGCACCCCAACACTGGATCGCCGTCACTCCGCCGCGGATCCCCGAACTGCGCACCCTGCAGGACGTCGTCGGGTCAGACGATCCGGTGATGCTGGATTGGCTTGTGGGCTTGGCCTTCCCGTGCCAGCGGCCGTTCTTCCACAACAACGGCGTGACCGAGGTGCCCAAGTGGCGCATCCTGCCGGATCGCTTCGGGGCAGAGGCGAATTCGCCGGTGATGGACTACCTCGGCGGCGGTCCGCTCGGGATCACCGAACTCTTGCTGCGCGCGGTGCCGGTACCGACATATCTGCGCGACGACTGGTTCCGCGACTGGGGTTCGCTGCAGCAGTTGCGGCAGTTCTACCCGAACGCGAAACCCGCAGAGCTGGAACTCGGCACCGCGACCCGCAGTGGGCTGTGGAGTCCGGCGCCGCTACGGCCGAGCTAG
- a CDS encoding GtrA family protein, with protein sequence MTATPENEPLSLRVQATRFVITGGLSAIVDFGLYVLMLQLGLHVNVAKTLSFIAGTTTAYLINRRWTFRAEPSRARFVAVMVLYALTYAVQVGINYLFYLQFEGRPWQVPVAFVIAQGTATVINFVVQRTVIFRLR encoded by the coding sequence GTGACCGCGACCCCGGAAAACGAGCCCCTGAGCCTGCGCGTCCAGGCGACCCGGTTCGTCATCACCGGAGGTCTGTCGGCGATCGTCGACTTCGGTCTCTACGTGCTGATGCTGCAACTCGGGCTGCACGTCAACGTGGCCAAGACACTCAGCTTCATCGCCGGTACGACGACGGCCTACCTGATCAACCGCAGGTGGACCTTCCGGGCCGAACCCAGCCGGGCCCGATTCGTCGCGGTGATGGTGCTCTACGCGCTCACCTACGCCGTCCAGGTCGGCATCAACTACCTGTTCTACCTGCAGTTCGAGGGCCGACCGTGGCAGGTGCCGGTGGCATTCGTCATCGCCCAGGGCACGGCCACGGTGATCAACTTCGTCGTGCAGCGCACGGTGATATTCCGGCTGCGTTGA
- a CDS encoding decaprenylphospho-beta-D-erythro-pentofuranosid-2-ulose 2-reductase, with amino-acid sequence MIDATGNPQTILLLGGTSEIGLAIVERYLRDAKARVILADLPNSPRKAAAIAQLEAAGAKSVQYLDFDALDTATHPAVIEAAWADGDVDVAIVAFGILGDAEELWQNQAKAVLTAQINYTAAVSVGVLIGEKMRAQGFGQIIAMSSVAGERVRRSNFVYGSTKAGLDGFYLGLGEALREFGVHVLVIRPGQVRTTTTLEHWKATGAKEAPFTVDKEDVAELAVASAAKGKELVWAPGPVKYLMSVIRHIPRPVFRKLPL; translated from the coding sequence ATGATTGACGCGACCGGAAACCCGCAGACGATCCTGCTGCTGGGCGGTACCTCCGAGATCGGCTTGGCGATCGTCGAGCGCTATCTGCGCGACGCGAAGGCAAGGGTGATCCTGGCCGATCTACCCAACTCGCCGCGCAAGGCAGCGGCCATCGCGCAGTTGGAAGCCGCCGGCGCGAAGTCGGTGCAGTACCTGGACTTCGACGCGCTGGACACCGCCACCCACCCCGCGGTGATCGAGGCAGCCTGGGCCGATGGTGACGTCGACGTGGCGATCGTCGCCTTCGGCATCCTCGGCGATGCCGAAGAACTGTGGCAGAACCAGGCCAAGGCGGTGCTGACCGCGCAGATCAACTACACCGCCGCGGTATCGGTCGGCGTGCTGATCGGCGAAAAGATGCGCGCGCAGGGCTTCGGCCAGATCATCGCGATGTCCTCGGTGGCCGGGGAACGGGTGCGCCGCTCCAACTTCGTCTACGGCTCGACCAAGGCCGGCCTGGACGGCTTCTACCTCGGCCTGGGCGAGGCCCTGCGCGAGTTCGGTGTGCACGTCCTGGTGATCCGTCCCGGCCAGGTCCGCACCACCACCACCCTGGAGCACTGGAAAGCCACCGGCGCCAAGGAGGCCCCCTTCACCGTCGACAAGGAGGACGTCGCCGAACTGGCCGTCGCCTCAGCCGCCAAGGGCAAGGAACTCGTCTGGGCACCCGGGCCGGTGAAGTACCTGATGTCGGTGATTCGGCACATCCCGCGGCCGGTCTTCCGCAAGCTCCCGCTCTGA
- a CDS encoding PLP-dependent aminotransferase family protein produces the protein MNSWANSGGRDLHLDLRAAVTPRARGTREALVHALRDAIRSGRLLPGTMLPPSRTLANDLGVARNTVGEAYSDLVAAGWLASRQGAGTWVVNTATTAAQARPRGTPGIPTHNLMPGSGDVSQFPRNAWLTSTRRALTNAPTEALRMGDASGRIELREALTEYLGRVRGVRTTPDQIVICAGTRHGVEILTRALGGPIAVEAYGLFLFRDAIAANGAHSVPIKVDDDGAVISELDTTVATAVLLTPAHHFPHGVPLHPGRRTDVLDWAHRTGGYVWEDDYDGEFRYDRQPVGSVQGLDPDRVVYLGSASKSLSPVLRMGWMVLPADLVEPVIAAMGGQQFYVNALSQLTMADFISSGAYDKHIRRMRMIYRRRRDHLATALQPLGIGIRGLSAGLHLQLALPPGTEAEVMRRAGEAGIGLSGLHVLRHPDTGPDVPETDGVVVSFGTPAEHAFPAAVDALCRVLTGLTR, from the coding sequence GTGAATTCATGGGCCAATTCGGGTGGGCGGGATCTACACCTAGATCTGCGTGCTGCCGTCACCCCACGCGCCCGCGGCACCCGGGAAGCTCTGGTGCACGCCCTGCGGGACGCCATCCGATCCGGTCGACTGCTCCCCGGCACCATGCTCCCGCCCTCGCGCACCTTGGCCAACGACCTCGGAGTGGCCCGAAACACGGTGGGCGAGGCCTACTCCGATCTGGTCGCAGCAGGCTGGCTGGCCTCCAGACAGGGTGCCGGCACCTGGGTGGTCAATACAGCCACCACCGCCGCGCAGGCCCGCCCGCGCGGCACCCCAGGCATACCGACCCACAACCTGATGCCGGGTTCCGGTGATGTCTCGCAGTTTCCGCGCAACGCATGGCTCACCTCCACCCGCCGCGCGCTGACCAATGCGCCCACCGAGGCGCTGCGGATGGGCGATGCGAGCGGGCGCATCGAACTGCGCGAGGCCCTCACCGAATACCTGGGCAGGGTCCGCGGCGTACGTACCACACCGGACCAGATCGTCATCTGCGCCGGGACCCGGCACGGCGTCGAGATCCTCACCCGCGCGTTGGGCGGCCCGATCGCCGTGGAGGCCTACGGTCTGTTCCTGTTCCGCGACGCCATCGCCGCCAACGGTGCCCACAGCGTCCCGATCAAGGTCGACGACGACGGCGCGGTGATCAGCGAACTGGACACGACGGTGGCGACCGCGGTGCTGCTGACCCCGGCCCACCACTTCCCGCACGGGGTACCGCTGCATCCCGGCAGACGCACCGACGTCCTGGACTGGGCGCACCGCACCGGTGGCTATGTGTGGGAGGACGACTACGACGGCGAGTTCCGCTACGACCGCCAGCCCGTCGGCTCGGTGCAGGGTCTGGATCCCGACCGGGTGGTCTATCTCGGCTCGGCCAGCAAGAGCCTGTCCCCGGTATTACGAATGGGCTGGATGGTGCTGCCAGCCGATCTGGTCGAGCCCGTCATCGCCGCGATGGGTGGTCAGCAGTTCTACGTCAACGCACTATCCCAACTCACGATGGCCGACTTCATCAGCTCCGGCGCCTACGACAAGCACATCCGCCGGATGCGGATGATCTACCGGAGACGGCGCGATCACCTGGCCACCGCACTGCAACCCCTCGGAATCGGCATCCGCGGCCTGTCAGCGGGCCTGCACCTGCAACTCGCGCTGCCGCCGGGCACCGAAGCCGAGGTCATGCGCCGAGCCGGCGAGGCGGGAATCGGACTGTCAGGCCTGCATGTCCTGCGCCATCCCGACACGGGCCCCGACGTGCCCGAAACAGATGGCGTCGTCGTGAGCTTCGGCACTCCGGCCGAACATGCCTTTCCTGCAGCGGTCGATGCGTTGTGCCGGGTGCTCACCGGGCTCACCCGGTGA
- a CDS encoding HD domain-containing protein, with protein sequence MTDLLLQWQALLGRHTTAPEIGAAGAALLNRWSEPHRRYHDRGHLEGVLLAADELAEYADDPDAVRLAAWFHDAVYAGAPDDEENSALLAESELAALGVDAALVAEVARLVRMTAEHNPAETDRNGQVLSDADLAVLALEPQEYRNNTAKVRAEYGHVSDADFRAGRARIIRTLLAEPSLYRTPDGRRLWEAAARRNLESELAALTG encoded by the coding sequence GTGACCGATCTGCTCCTGCAGTGGCAGGCCCTGCTCGGGCGCCACACGACCGCACCGGAGATCGGCGCGGCCGGTGCCGCGCTGTTGAACCGCTGGTCGGAGCCGCACCGGCGCTATCACGATCGGGGTCATCTGGAGGGCGTGCTGCTCGCCGCCGACGAGCTGGCCGAATACGCCGATGACCCGGACGCCGTGAGACTGGCGGCCTGGTTCCACGATGCGGTGTACGCCGGCGCGCCCGATGACGAGGAGAACAGTGCGCTGTTGGCCGAGTCAGAGCTTGCCGCGCTCGGTGTCGACGCAGCGTTGGTGGCCGAGGTGGCCCGCCTGGTGCGGATGACCGCCGAGCACAATCCAGCGGAGACCGACCGCAATGGTCAGGTGCTATCCGATGCCGATCTGGCCGTGCTCGCACTGGAGCCGCAGGAATACCGCAACAACACCGCCAAGGTGCGGGCCGAATACGGCCATGTGTCCGATGCGGACTTCCGGGCGGGCCGAGCCAGGATCATCAGGACGTTGCTCGCCGAACCCTCGCTGTATCGCACGCCCGACGGCCGTCGCCTGTGGGAGGCCGCGGCGCGGCGCAATCTGGAATCGGAGTTGGCCGCCCTCACCGGGTGA
- a CDS encoding FAD-binding oxidoreductase, translating into MTTEPHLVPRALTGFGRTAPSVAHVLSTPDVEVIAATVKRVADAAGHPGTASSPYTRGIVARGLGRSYGDHACNGGGIVVDMTPLNRIHSISSETAIADVDGGVSLDQLMKAALPFGLWVPVLPGTRQVTVGGAIGSDIHGKNHHSAGSFGNHVRSLDLLMADGEVRTLTPDGDTSELFWATIGGNGLTGIVIRARIAMTRTETAYFIADGVATRDLDETIAVHTDGSEDNYTYSSAWFDLISPPPKLGRAAVSRGSLAKLDQLPPKLAKNPLKFDAPQLLKVPDIFPVSAMNKLSFTAIGEVYYRLGGTYSGKIMNLSQFYHMLDLVSGWNNAYGPKGFAQHQFLVPPDALDEFKAIIRWIQTSGQYSALNVFKLFGPGNRAPLSFPMAGWNVAMDFPIKAGVNEFLNELDDRAMEFGGRVYTAKDSRVSAEKFHKMYPRIDEWIATRRKADPHGVFASDMARRLELL; encoded by the coding sequence ATGACTACCGAACCCCACCTCGTTCCGCGCGCTCTGACCGGCTTCGGCCGCACCGCGCCGAGCGTGGCTCACGTGCTCTCGACCCCCGACGTCGAGGTCATCGCCGCCACCGTCAAGCGCGTGGCGGACGCCGCAGGCCACCCGGGCACCGCATCATCGCCGTATACGCGCGGCATCGTCGCCCGCGGCCTCGGCCGTTCCTACGGCGATCACGCCTGCAACGGCGGCGGCATCGTCGTCGACATGACCCCGCTGAACCGCATCCACTCCATATCGAGTGAGACCGCGATCGCCGACGTCGACGGCGGCGTCAGCCTGGACCAGCTGATGAAGGCCGCGCTTCCGTTCGGTCTGTGGGTCCCGGTGTTGCCGGGCACCCGACAGGTCACCGTAGGCGGCGCCATCGGCTCCGACATCCACGGCAAGAACCATCACAGCGCGGGCAGCTTCGGCAACCATGTGCGGTCGTTGGATCTGCTGATGGCCGACGGTGAGGTGCGCACGCTCACCCCGGACGGCGACACGAGCGAACTCTTCTGGGCAACCATCGGCGGAAACGGGCTGACCGGCATCGTGATCCGGGCCCGGATCGCCATGACCCGCACCGAGACCGCGTATTTCATCGCCGACGGCGTCGCCACCCGCGACCTCGACGAGACGATCGCGGTGCACACCGACGGCAGCGAGGACAACTACACCTACTCCAGCGCCTGGTTCGACCTGATCAGCCCCCCGCCGAAGCTCGGCCGTGCCGCCGTCAGCCGCGGCAGCCTGGCCAAACTGGATCAGCTTCCGCCCAAGCTGGCGAAGAACCCGCTGAAGTTCGATGCCCCGCAACTGCTGAAGGTGCCCGACATCTTCCCGGTGAGTGCGATGAACAAGCTGTCGTTCACCGCGATCGGTGAGGTGTACTACCGCCTCGGCGGCACGTACTCCGGCAAGATCATGAACCTGTCGCAGTTCTACCACATGCTCGATCTCGTCAGCGGGTGGAACAATGCTTATGGCCCAAAGGGTTTCGCGCAGCATCAGTTCCTGGTGCCGCCCGATGCGCTGGACGAGTTCAAGGCCATCATCCGCTGGATCCAGACCAGCGGGCAGTACTCCGCGTTGAACGTTTTCAAACTCTTCGGCCCCGGCAATCGGGCACCGCTGAGCTTCCCGATGGCCGGTTGGAACGTCGCGATGGACTTCCCCATCAAAGCCGGAGTCAACGAGTTCCTGAACGAACTCGACGACCGCGCAATGGAATTCGGCGGCCGGGTGTACACCGCAAAAGATTCCCGGGTCAGCGCCGAGAAGTTCCACAAGATGTACCCGCGCATCGACGAATGGATCGCCACCCGCCGCAAGGCGGACCCACACGGCGTGTTTGCCTCCGACATGGCTCGCCGTCTCGAACTCCTCTGA
- a CDS encoding carboxymuconolactone decarboxylase family protein — MTQTLNNRHAIDRLNIYKVSPEIYDAMMKLSTASAKDIDPVIAELVKIRASQINHCAFCLDMHVADARKQGETEQRLALVAAWEEAGDLFTDRERAALELTEAITSLHDGHVPDAVYANAAEVFTEKELAQVIAMAVTINAWNRFNVATRMPAPRR, encoded by the coding sequence ATGACACAGACACTGAACAATCGCCACGCAATCGATCGCCTCAACATCTACAAGGTCTCACCGGAGATCTACGACGCCATGATGAAGTTATCCACCGCCTCGGCCAAGGACATCGACCCGGTGATCGCTGAGCTGGTCAAAATCCGCGCCTCGCAGATCAACCACTGTGCGTTCTGCCTCGACATGCATGTCGCGGACGCGCGCAAACAGGGGGAGACCGAGCAGCGGTTGGCGCTGGTCGCGGCCTGGGAGGAGGCCGGTGATCTGTTCACCGATCGGGAGCGCGCGGCGTTGGAGCTGACCGAAGCCATCACGTCCCTGCACGACGGGCATGTGCCGGATGCGGTGTACGCCAACGCTGCCGAGGTGTTCACCGAAAAGGAACTCGCTCAGGTGATTGCGATGGCTGTCACCATCAATGCCTGGAATCGTTTCAACGTTGCGACGCGGATGCCCGCCCCGCGTCGCTGA
- a CDS encoding galactan 5-O-arabinofuranosyltransferase yields MTLAARTAGQMLAAAATATALAVIALLAIARVEWPAYNSSNQLHALTTVGQFFFLAGVFAAGVLWRRGRRLLARIASVVFLSAFSVVTLAMPLGATRLYLFGISVDQQFRTEYLTRLADSPALHDMTYIGLPPYYPAGWFWLGGRMADLTGMPAWEMFKPWAIISITAAIAVALVLWTAMVRFETALAVTTATAAVTLAYTSAEPYAAVITVLLPPVFVLAWSGLKGVNRAAIVAAGLFLGVAALFYTLLLAYAAFTITLMALVLAAARRSIMPLLRLLVIAVIAGALALLTWAPYLLAALRGAPADTGTARHYLPMDGAELTFPMLDFTLLGALCMLGTVWLVVHARRSSTAGPLAVGVLAVYAWSLLSMLYTLLGTTLLSFRLQPTLSVLLAAAGTFGFIWLTQAAVARYQHPGRHVVAVAATIGLIGGLTFSQDIPDVLRTDINVAYTDTDGYGQRADRRPPGAEQYYRALDERIREVTGRPPNETVVLTADYSFLSFYPYYGFQGLTSHYANPLAQFEARSAAIESWALLTTADQFATALDRLPWPAPTVFLMRRGGPDSYTLRLAADVYPNQPNVRRYQVSLDPAIFDDERWDVSTEGPFVLAIRKPQANG; encoded by the coding sequence ATGACCCTGGCGGCCAGGACGGCCGGCCAGATGCTGGCCGCGGCCGCCACCGCGACGGCGCTGGCCGTCATCGCACTGCTGGCGATCGCCCGTGTCGAGTGGCCCGCCTACAACTCCTCCAACCAGCTGCATGCGCTCACCACTGTCGGTCAATTCTTCTTCCTGGCAGGAGTTTTCGCCGCGGGTGTGTTGTGGCGACGCGGACGCCGACTGCTGGCGCGCATCGCGTCGGTGGTGTTTCTTTCGGCCTTCTCGGTGGTGACGCTGGCCATGCCGCTGGGCGCCACCCGGCTCTACCTGTTCGGCATCTCGGTCGATCAGCAGTTCCGCACGGAGTACCTGACCCGGCTGGCCGACAGCCCCGCCCTGCACGATATGACCTACATAGGCCTGCCGCCCTACTACCCGGCCGGCTGGTTCTGGCTCGGCGGTCGGATGGCGGATCTGACCGGCATGCCGGCCTGGGAGATGTTCAAGCCCTGGGCCATCATCTCGATCACCGCCGCGATCGCGGTCGCCTTGGTGCTGTGGACGGCGATGGTGCGCTTCGAGACAGCGCTGGCCGTGACCACCGCGACCGCCGCCGTCACCCTGGCCTACACCTCCGCCGAGCCCTACGCCGCCGTCATCACCGTCCTGCTGCCACCGGTTTTCGTGCTGGCCTGGTCGGGCCTCAAGGGCGTAAACCGGGCAGCCATCGTGGCTGCCGGGCTGTTCCTCGGTGTGGCAGCACTGTTCTACACACTGTTGCTGGCGTATGCCGCCTTCACCATCACTCTCATGGCGCTGGTGCTCGCGGCTGCCCGGCGCTCCATCATGCCGCTGTTGCGGTTGCTCGTCATCGCCGTCATCGCCGGCGCTCTGGCGTTGTTGACCTGGGCCCCATACCTGCTGGCCGCCTTGCGCGGAGCACCTGCCGATACCGGAACCGCCAGGCACTACCTGCCGATGGACGGTGCCGAGCTGACCTTCCCGATGCTGGACTTCACCCTCCTGGGTGCGCTGTGCATGCTGGGCACCGTCTGGCTGGTGGTGCACGCCCGCAGATCGTCGACGGCGGGCCCGCTGGCCGTCGGGGTACTGGCCGTCTACGCCTGGTCGCTGCTGTCGATGCTCTACACGCTGTTGGGCACCACCCTGCTGTCGTTCCGCCTGCAGCCCACGCTGTCGGTGCTGTTGGCCGCCGCCGGCACGTTCGGGTTCATCTGGCTGACGCAGGCCGCCGTCGCCCGCTATCAGCACCCGGGCCGGCACGTCGTCGCCGTCGCGGCCACCATCGGCCTGATCGGTGGGCTGACCTTCAGCCAGGACATCCCCGACGTCCTGCGCACCGATATCAACGTCGCCTATACCGACACCGACGGTTACGGGCAGCGCGCCGACCGCCGGCCGCCGGGGGCCGAGCAGTACTACCGGGCGCTCGATGAGCGCATCCGGGAAGTCACCGGTCGTCCACCGAACGAGACCGTCGTGCTGACGGCCGACTACAGCTTCCTGTCCTTCTACCCCTACTACGGATTTCAGGGCCTCACATCGCATTACGCGAACCCGTTGGCGCAGTTCGAGGCCCGCTCGGCCGCCATCGAGAGCTGGGCGCTGCTGACCACTGCGGACCAGTTCGCCACTGCGCTGGACCGGCTGCCCTGGCCTGCACCGACGGTATTCCTGATGCGCCGCGGCGGCCCGGACAGCTACACGCTCCGACTGGCAGCCGATGTGTACCCCAACCAACCCAATGTCCGGCGCTACCAGGTGTCGCTGGACCCGGCGATCTTCGACGACGAGCGCTGGGACGTCTCGACCGAGGGACCGTTCGTGCTGGCCATCCGTAAACCACAGGCCAACGGTTGA